One window of the Microbispora sp. ZYX-F-249 genome contains the following:
- a CDS encoding ABC transporter permease — protein MAVTTAGATRDGNAPARPRKNRTFLVLNIISIVAGIAIWWGLSLSGLQFPTPGEVVAAAWKMIGDGTLATDVGASLGRVLAGFALGSIAAVIVGFVMGWYTVARGLFEPWIQFFRTIPPLAMLPLVLVLMGIGESPKIFVIFLAAFLSCVISTYQGVVNVDRTLINAARVLGAGDGTIFGRVVVPASTPFILVGMRVGLGSAWGTLVAAELLAAQAGLGHRMQSAQLYYDLPTIFVGIIAIGVLGLIMDRLLMIAGNKLTAWQENR, from the coding sequence GTGGCCGTGACCACCGCGGGCGCCACGAGGGACGGCAACGCCCCCGCCCGGCCGCGCAAGAACAGGACCTTCCTGGTCCTCAACATCATCTCGATCGTGGCCGGGATCGCGATCTGGTGGGGGCTGTCCCTGTCGGGACTCCAGTTCCCCACCCCGGGCGAGGTCGTCGCGGCCGCCTGGAAGATGATCGGGGACGGCACGCTCGCCACCGACGTGGGCGCCTCACTCGGGCGCGTGCTGGCCGGGTTCGCCCTCGGCTCGATCGCGGCGGTGATCGTCGGGTTCGTCATGGGGTGGTACACCGTGGCCCGCGGCCTGTTCGAGCCGTGGATCCAGTTCTTCCGCACGATCCCGCCGCTGGCGATGCTGCCCCTGGTGCTCGTCCTGATGGGCATCGGCGAAAGCCCGAAGATCTTCGTCATCTTCCTGGCGGCGTTCCTGTCCTGCGTCATCTCGACCTACCAGGGCGTGGTGAACGTGGACAGGACGCTGATCAACGCCGCGCGGGTGCTCGGCGCGGGCGACGGGACCATCTTCGGCCGCGTCGTGGTGCCGGCCTCCACGCCGTTCATCCTCGTGGGCATGCGGGTCGGGCTCGGCTCGGCCTGGGGCACGCTGGTGGCCGCGGAGCTCCTGGCCGCGCAGGCCGGGCTCGGCCACCGGATGCAGAGCGCGCAGCTCTACTACGACCTTCCGACGATCTTCGTCGGCATCATCGCGATCGGGGTCCTCGGCCTGATCATGGACCGGCTGCTCATGATCGCCGGCAACAAGCTGACGGCCTGGCAGGAGAACCGATGA
- a CDS encoding ROK family transcriptional regulator encodes MSTTPNGVHALVRRSHEERVLRVLRQNGAQSRNEIAARVGLSRTTVSEITSDLLGRGAIRVVDTDAVERVGSGRPAERLALDPASGQYMGVDFGHRRVNVLVADAAHEIIASGTARYEESAQWPERLDAGLALIDRLSAETGVHYGALQAIGIGVPGWGDRSRADGVAEVFAQRFHAAVTVDNNVRFAGLAEALHAQSDSVRDLIYLRLSDGVGGGLVVGGQLVRGSRGYAGELGHVTAVAGGAQCRCGKRGCVETVASAPAILARCRELGVPVDTLDDLKGAVDIAHPVVDQVLREAGTAVGRVLGTAVMTLNPDEIVLGGEIIQIAPALLRQVADTVTYELSWWTDAAPVIRPALLSDDGGARGAIAALFHESPLLAGYEANVTTDGGR; translated from the coding sequence GTGTCAACGACCCCCAACGGCGTGCACGCACTCGTGCGCCGCTCCCATGAGGAGCGGGTGCTGCGCGTGCTCCGCCAGAACGGCGCGCAGAGCCGCAACGAGATCGCGGCCCGGGTCGGCCTGTCACGCACCACGGTCTCCGAGATCACCAGCGATCTGCTCGGCCGGGGTGCCATCCGCGTCGTCGACACCGACGCCGTGGAGCGGGTGGGCAGCGGCCGGCCGGCCGAGCGGCTCGCGCTGGACCCGGCCTCCGGGCAGTACATGGGCGTCGACTTCGGCCATCGCCGGGTGAACGTCCTGGTGGCCGACGCCGCGCACGAGATCATCGCGTCCGGGACCGCGCGCTACGAGGAGTCGGCGCAGTGGCCCGAGCGTCTCGACGCCGGGCTCGCCCTGATCGACCGGCTGAGCGCGGAGACCGGCGTCCACTACGGCGCACTGCAGGCGATCGGCATCGGCGTGCCGGGGTGGGGCGACCGATCCCGGGCCGACGGCGTCGCGGAGGTGTTCGCCCAGCGCTTCCACGCCGCGGTGACCGTCGACAACAACGTGCGCTTCGCCGGGCTGGCCGAGGCGCTGCACGCCCAGTCGGACTCCGTACGCGATCTCATCTACCTGCGCCTGTCCGACGGGGTCGGCGGCGGGCTGGTGGTGGGCGGCCAGCTGGTGCGCGGCTCGCGCGGCTACGCGGGCGAGCTCGGCCACGTGACCGCCGTGGCCGGCGGCGCGCAGTGCCGCTGCGGCAAGCGCGGCTGCGTGGAGACCGTCGCGTCGGCGCCGGCGATCCTCGCGCGGTGCAGGGAGCTCGGCGTGCCCGTGGACACGCTGGACGACCTGAAGGGCGCGGTGGACATCGCCCACCCGGTCGTCGACCAGGTGCTCCGCGAGGCCGGCACGGCGGTCGGCCGGGTGCTCGGCACGGCGGTCATGACCCTCAACCCGGACGAGATCGTGCTCGGCGGCGAGATCATCCAGATCGCTCCGGCCCTGCTGCGGCAGGTCGCGGACACGGTCACCTACGAGCTGTCGTGGTGGACCGACGCGGCGCCCGTGATCCGCCCCGCCCTGCTGTCGGACGACGGCGGCGCGCGCGGGGCCATCGCGGCCCTGTTCCACGAGTCCCCCCTGCTCGCCGGATACGAAGCGAACGTCACGACGGACGGAGGCCGATAG
- a CDS encoding PP2C family protein-serine/threonine phosphatase has protein sequence MPMPLASAAEARRLAAVRRYAALDTASGAAFDRVAALAARIFHAPFATVTIVGDDTVRVIAAHGPPPRRAIIESLCAAAVRHAGPFVVDDVLLDPRAAGDPAVRGEPGIRFYAAAVITTADGEALGSVNVMDTRPRQAGEEELACLRDLAALVMDELEVRLTTHRTVEVERELRAGAERLARTLQRTLLPPALPRVPGLCAAAAYHPVSADEVGGDFYDLFPLDGDRWAFFLGDVCGKGADAAALTSLVRYTLRAAAVYDADPHAVLANLDAVLQQEHAGGEAPVPYCTAVFGVLQPDGDGFGVTLATGGHPPALAVRADGTVEPIHPAGGQLIGILRNPHFAQVSARLNAGDALLLYTDGLTEARTPTGSMLDEDGLTAYLAAAGPTSADALLTTVHDLITALGTGVSDDTAVLALSVPPATRTPSSGSLGAA, from the coding sequence ATGCCGATGCCGCTCGCCTCCGCCGCGGAGGCGCGCCGCCTCGCGGCCGTGCGCCGCTACGCGGCCCTGGACACCGCCTCCGGCGCCGCGTTCGACCGGGTGGCCGCCCTGGCCGCGCGAATCTTCCACGCCCCTTTCGCCACCGTGACGATCGTCGGCGACGACACGGTCCGCGTCATCGCCGCGCACGGGCCGCCACCGCGCCGGGCGATCATCGAGAGCCTGTGCGCCGCGGCCGTACGGCACGCTGGCCCGTTTGTCGTCGACGACGTGCTGCTGGACCCGCGGGCGGCCGGCGACCCGGCGGTGCGCGGCGAGCCCGGCATCCGCTTCTACGCCGCCGCGGTGATCACGACGGCCGACGGCGAGGCCCTGGGCAGCGTCAACGTCATGGACACCCGTCCCCGGCAGGCCGGCGAGGAGGAACTGGCCTGCCTGCGGGACCTGGCCGCGCTGGTCATGGACGAGCTGGAGGTGCGGCTGACCACGCACCGTACGGTCGAGGTCGAGAGGGAGCTGCGCGCGGGAGCCGAGCGGCTGGCCCGGACCCTGCAGCGCACCCTGCTTCCGCCGGCGCTGCCCCGGGTGCCCGGGCTGTGCGCGGCCGCCGCCTACCACCCGGTCTCCGCCGACGAGGTCGGCGGCGACTTCTACGACCTCTTCCCGCTCGACGGCGACCGGTGGGCGTTCTTCCTCGGCGACGTCTGCGGCAAGGGCGCCGACGCCGCCGCACTGACGTCCCTGGTCCGTTACACCCTGCGCGCCGCGGCCGTCTACGACGCCGACCCGCACGCGGTGCTGGCCAACCTCGACGCGGTCCTGCAACAGGAGCACGCGGGCGGCGAGGCCCCCGTGCCGTACTGCACCGCGGTCTTCGGCGTCCTGCAGCCCGACGGCGACGGGTTCGGCGTCACGCTCGCCACCGGAGGGCATCCCCCGGCGCTGGCGGTGCGGGCGGACGGCACCGTCGAGCCCATCCACCCGGCCGGGGGACAGCTGATCGGCATCCTGCGCAATCCGCACTTCGCGCAGGTGAGCGCTCGGCTGAACGCCGGCGACGCGCTGCTGCTGTACACCGACGGCCTCACCGAGGCGCGGACGCCGACCGGTTCGATGCTCGACGAGGACGGCCTGACCGCGTACCTCGCCGCGGCGGGACCCACGAGCGCCGACGCCCTCCTGACCACCGTGCACGACCTGATCACGGCCTTGGGCACGGGGGTGTCAGACGACACCGCCGTTCTCGCCCTGTCCGTGCCGCCCGCCACTCGAACGCCGTCCTCCGGGAGTCTCGGTGCCGCATGA
- a CDS encoding family 43 glycosylhydrolase gives MRQLVIGALLLASTVVTSPPAQAAAPATGPASSTPATYSNPVSGDAVRTFPDPAMIRGKDGLWYAYGTTNPIDGKNEHILPMLTSADMVHWTYAGDVYTGEDHPSWWPNGARPWAPDIRYVNGNYHLTYSLSTSGVGLATSPHPTGPWTDRGRIVPAGGSGCPTNNIDQAVYTDVNGDNYLYWGSYDTICVAKMNADATEVTGEVTQIGRGRRMEGGFVVRRDDWYYLFYSDAGCCDGAFSGYTVKVGRSDNPLGPFTTPTGVDLMDLTSKDGIVLAANGNGWVGPGHNAIQTDLSGQDWLVYHAIPSSAPEFGPVTTTWGTTIANLARRPLMIDRLDWIDGWPVVRAGAGPSTGEQPAPVTTWSVGSTFNSGTDGWKGPWKPASDPDSLGHLTGKGSTSELSDETVQGDVRVEADLRLGEGGSAAGLFVTRENGARNITAWLDREQGALVVTTKVNGKTTTASSPLPASFDYGSWHNVAAERRGNALVVSVSADRLGDPLATVATTLPGGAPTSGAIGVTTRGAADADNVGAAPLYTPVTERVADPVLGERLTAYSDEFDGTGTPTAWARVRNPSATLSNGSLVWPTQNAELFQGTNTASILLRDAPQGDFAVETKLTFDGTRGNQQAGLLLYENDDRWLKLTHTVLPLNQGNGAVLHQTEFGKEGPRPGATPPTAVANAPMFGGPAARTTWLRLLYHYDEENGEHDVRMASSTDGTHWIWGGSWSLPRTGPVRIGLISMNTAGATATFDYLRTYEVTSR, from the coding sequence GTGAGACAACTGGTGATCGGAGCCTTACTCCTCGCGTCCACCGTGGTCACGTCGCCGCCCGCACAGGCAGCAGCGCCGGCGACCGGCCCCGCCTCCTCCACCCCCGCCACCTACTCCAACCCGGTCAGCGGCGACGCCGTGCGGACCTTCCCCGACCCCGCGATGATCCGGGGCAAGGACGGCCTCTGGTACGCCTACGGCACCACGAACCCGATCGACGGGAAGAACGAGCACATCCTGCCGATGCTCACGTCGGCCGACATGGTCCACTGGACGTACGCCGGGGACGTCTACACCGGGGAGGACCACCCCTCGTGGTGGCCGAACGGCGCCCGTCCCTGGGCGCCCGACATCCGGTATGTCAACGGGAACTACCACCTGACGTACTCGCTCTCCACGAGTGGTGTCGGGCTCGCCACCAGCCCGCACCCGACCGGGCCGTGGACCGACCGCGGCCGGATAGTCCCGGCGGGCGGCAGCGGCTGCCCGACCAACAACATCGACCAGGCCGTCTACACCGACGTGAACGGCGACAACTACCTCTACTGGGGCAGCTACGACACGATCTGCGTCGCGAAGATGAACGCCGACGCGACCGAGGTCACCGGCGAGGTCACGCAGATCGGCCGCGGTCGCCGCATGGAGGGCGGCTTCGTCGTCCGGCGCGACGACTGGTACTACCTCTTCTACTCCGACGCCGGATGCTGCGACGGCGCGTTCAGCGGCTACACGGTCAAGGTCGGCCGGTCCGACAACCCGCTCGGGCCGTTCACCACCCCCACCGGCGTCGACCTCATGGACCTGACCAGCAAGGACGGCATCGTCCTGGCGGCCAACGGCAACGGCTGGGTCGGCCCGGGCCACAACGCCATCCAGACCGACCTCAGCGGGCAGGACTGGCTCGTGTACCACGCGATCCCGTCGTCGGCTCCCGAGTTCGGGCCGGTCACGACGACCTGGGGCACGACGATCGCCAACCTGGCCCGCCGCCCGCTGATGATCGACCGGCTCGACTGGATCGACGGCTGGCCGGTCGTACGGGCCGGGGCCGGGCCGTCCACGGGCGAGCAGCCGGCGCCGGTCACCACGTGGAGCGTCGGCAGCACGTTCAACTCCGGCACGGACGGGTGGAAGGGGCCGTGGAAGCCCGCCTCCGACCCCGACTCGCTCGGCCACCTCACCGGCAAGGGCTCGACCAGTGAGCTCAGCGACGAGACCGTCCAGGGCGACGTGCGGGTGGAGGCCGACCTGCGGCTGGGCGAGGGCGGCAGCGCCGCCGGGCTCTTCGTGACCCGCGAGAACGGCGCGCGGAACATCACCGCGTGGCTCGACCGGGAGCAGGGCGCGCTCGTGGTGACGACCAAGGTGAACGGGAAGACGACGACGGCGAGCAGCCCGCTGCCGGCCTCGTTCGACTACGGCTCCTGGCACAACGTGGCCGCCGAGCGGCGCGGGAACGCGCTGGTCGTGTCGGTGTCCGCCGACCGGCTCGGTGACCCGCTGGCGACGGTCGCAACGACGCTGCCCGGCGGCGCGCCCACCTCCGGCGCCATCGGCGTGACCACGCGCGGCGCCGCCGACGCCGACAACGTGGGCGCGGCTCCGCTGTACACGCCGGTGACCGAGCGGGTGGCCGATCCCGTCCTGGGCGAGCGGCTCACGGCGTACTCCGACGAGTTCGACGGCACGGGCACGCCCACCGCCTGGGCGCGGGTCCGCAACCCGTCGGCCACCCTGTCGAACGGCTCCCTGGTCTGGCCGACCCAGAACGCCGAGCTGTTCCAGGGCACCAACACCGCGTCGATCCTGCTGCGCGACGCGCCGCAGGGCGACTTCGCCGTCGAGACGAAGCTCACCTTCGACGGCACGCGCGGCAACCAGCAGGCCGGCCTGCTGCTGTACGAGAACGACGACCGGTGGCTCAAACTGACGCACACGGTCCTGCCCCTCAACCAGGGCAACGGCGCGGTGCTGCACCAGACCGAGTTCGGCAAGGAGGGCCCGCGCCCGGGCGCCACCCCGCCCACCGCGGTCGCCAACGCGCCGATGTTCGGCGGCCCGGCCGCGCGGACCACCTGGCTGCGGCTGCTCTACCACTACGACGAGGAGAACGGCGAGCACGACGTCCGGATGGCGTCGAGCACCGACGGCACCCACTGGATCTGGGGCGGCAGCTGGTCGCTCCCGCGCACCGGCCCGGTGCGGATCGGCCTGATCTCGATGAACACGGCTGGCGCCACGGCCACCTTCGACTACCTGCGGACGTACGAGGTGACCAGCCGATGA
- a CDS encoding STAS domain-containing protein — MPHDNNLTVTLQPHASGPRLLVVAGDLDHHTTPRLRAALEEIEFGPGADLVIDLSGLTFCDSTGIATLVAAHQRAHDAGAALLLAGLDSDISRVFQIMGLDRLLAFYDSPEEAVRALSK, encoded by the coding sequence GTGCCGCATGACAACAATCTGACCGTCACCCTTCAGCCGCACGCCTCCGGTCCGCGCCTGCTGGTCGTGGCCGGGGACCTGGACCATCACACCACTCCGCGCCTGCGGGCGGCTCTGGAGGAGATCGAGTTCGGCCCGGGCGCCGACCTGGTGATCGACCTGTCCGGGCTGACCTTCTGCGACTCCACCGGCATCGCCACACTGGTCGCCGCCCACCAGCGCGCCCACGACGCGGGCGCCGCCCTGCTCCTGGCCGGTCTCGACTCGGACATCTCCCGCGTCTTCCAGATCATGGGCCTGGACCGGCTGCTCGCCTTCTACGACAGCCCGGAAGAGGCCGTACGCGCCCTGAGCAAGTAG
- a CDS encoding aliphatic sulfonate ABC transporter substrate-binding protein, with translation MKKTILAAAAVVVALSAAACGSDDSGDSSASGGGTTHVDFGYIADFNGASLLAVADKQGLWKKHGLDAKVSVFTNGPLQIQALGTGDLDFGYIGPGAMWLPASGKAKVIALNTLGNADRVIAQAGITSLEGLKGKTIGVPEGTSGDMILTLALKKAGLTKDDVKIVPMDASTIVSAFTSKQIDAAGFWYPAISTIKKTVPDLVELAKNEDFADTVSFPTAFVGGNDVVANEKDKTEKVIGVLRDAIQYRSEHLDETVAATAEMLKLPADQVKADAANSKVLSLADLDGYSKDGTIEKWLSGMGDYFVGAGKLPSAVDPKTYYTGDLFTGAAQ, from the coding sequence ATGAAGAAGACAATCCTGGCCGCCGCGGCGGTCGTCGTGGCGCTGTCGGCGGCCGCCTGCGGGTCGGACGACTCCGGCGACTCCAGCGCCTCGGGCGGCGGCACGACGCACGTGGACTTCGGCTACATCGCCGACTTCAACGGCGCGAGCCTGCTCGCCGTCGCCGACAAGCAGGGCCTGTGGAAGAAGCACGGGCTCGACGCCAAGGTCAGCGTGTTCACCAACGGCCCGCTGCAGATCCAGGCGCTGGGCACCGGCGACCTCGACTTCGGCTACATCGGCCCCGGCGCCATGTGGCTGCCCGCCTCCGGCAAGGCCAAGGTCATCGCGCTGAACACGCTCGGCAACGCCGACCGCGTCATCGCCCAGGCCGGCATCACCTCGCTGGAGGGCCTGAAGGGCAAGACGATCGGCGTGCCCGAGGGCACCTCCGGCGACATGATCCTCACGCTCGCGCTGAAGAAGGCAGGGCTGACCAAGGACGACGTGAAGATCGTCCCGATGGACGCGTCCACGATCGTGTCGGCGTTCACCTCCAAGCAGATCGACGCGGCCGGCTTCTGGTACCCGGCCATCTCGACGATCAAGAAGACCGTCCCCGACCTGGTCGAGCTGGCCAAGAACGAGGACTTCGCCGACACCGTGTCGTTCCCGACCGCGTTCGTCGGCGGCAACGACGTCGTCGCGAACGAGAAGGACAAGACCGAGAAGGTCATCGGGGTGCTGCGCGACGCCATCCAGTACCGCAGCGAGCACCTCGACGAGACCGTGGCCGCGACCGCCGAGATGCTGAAGCTCCCGGCCGACCAGGTCAAGGCCGACGCCGCCAACTCCAAGGTGCTGTCGCTCGCCGACCTGGACGGCTACAGCAAGGACGGCACCATCGAGAAGTGGCTGAGCGGGATGGGCGACTACTTCGTCGGCGCGGGCAAGCTGCCCTCGGCCGTCGACCCGAAGACGTACTACACCGGCGACCTGTTCACGGGCGCGGCCCAGTGA
- a CDS encoding ABC transporter ATP-binding protein — MSTPKISVRDVEKVFPVGKEPFVALGGVSLDIADNEFVTVVGPSGCGKSTLLNILAGLEQPTGGTALVDGRPVTGPGPERGVIFQQYALFPWLTVRENVEFGMRTAKVPKSERRERAEHFIRLVGLEQFADALPKTLSGGMKQRCAIARAYAVNPSILLMDEPFGALDALTRVRLQEQLLETWSKERRTVMFITHDVDEAVFLANRVVVMAARPGRIAEVIEVDLPYPRDEDMRLSPEFGALRNRVWHAVYHQRQIKEPAQ, encoded by the coding sequence ATGAGCACTCCCAAGATCTCCGTACGCGACGTCGAGAAGGTCTTCCCCGTCGGGAAGGAGCCGTTCGTCGCGCTCGGCGGCGTGTCGCTGGACATCGCCGACAACGAGTTCGTGACCGTCGTCGGCCCCTCCGGCTGCGGCAAGAGCACGCTGCTCAACATCCTCGCCGGGCTGGAGCAGCCCACCGGCGGCACCGCACTGGTGGACGGCAGGCCGGTCACCGGCCCCGGCCCCGAGCGCGGCGTGATCTTCCAGCAGTACGCGCTGTTCCCGTGGCTGACCGTCCGGGAGAACGTCGAGTTCGGCATGCGCACCGCGAAGGTCCCCAAGAGCGAGCGGCGGGAGCGCGCCGAGCACTTCATCCGCCTGGTCGGCCTGGAGCAGTTCGCCGACGCCCTGCCCAAGACGCTGTCGGGCGGCATGAAGCAGCGCTGCGCGATCGCCCGGGCGTACGCGGTGAACCCGTCGATCCTGCTCATGGACGAGCCCTTCGGCGCCCTGGACGCGCTGACCCGGGTGCGTCTCCAGGAGCAGCTCCTGGAGACCTGGAGCAAGGAGCGGCGGACGGTCATGTTCATCACCCATGACGTCGACGAGGCGGTGTTCCTCGCCAACCGGGTGGTCGTCATGGCCGCCCGGCCGGGCCGGATCGCCGAGGTCATCGAGGTCGACCTCCCCTATCCGCGGGACGAGGACATGCGGCTGAGCCCCGAGTTCGGGGCGCTGCGCAACCGCGTCTGGCATGCGGTGTACCACCAGCGGCAGATCAAGGAGCCCGCGCAATGA